The sequence CACAAACTATGTAGTAACTTAAGACCAGCAtcccaattaaaaacaaacaaacaaattcctTGAGCTCACCTAAAGCAGAGTTTATCTAAGGTCCGAGGCCAAAATTCAAAACCAGCCTGGGAACTGGCTGCTGACGAaggcttcaggagagcagccCTTTCCCTAGCACTACCGCTATGCTTTTTCTCATTGAACAAAGTTTGGGTGGAAGGATTTTACAGATATATCATAGGCCTGTAGGGGCACAAGGTATTTGAGAAAACTTCTCAAAGATAACTTTGGTTTAACACGAGCTTGTAAAACATCAGTCAGATTGATAGGAATAAAAGAACTATAGCTGCCAACCAGAAGATCTAACACATGGTTAAAGAATCACAAACAAAGTACATAAgcattttcttccagttctcttGACATATAGCCTTGTTTAAGACCTAACTTTTTTGGAGATTGTTACTCTCCAAATGCCTACAAAATAGTGTGCCGTTGTCACCATTCACACAGTGCATATTTACAGCTTGTCAAAGTCCCAGTGTAGCTGCCTAGGCCTTACAGCTGTAGGCAGTTTTATAACTGGGGGGTTAGACAGGTTGGTTAAAGTAGTTAATTGATACAGAAAAAATTTACCTTTACATCTTTTATTGCATCAATTCTTTCATGTGGGCCTTCAGCTTCCTCCAATGGCTGAAcagagaaaggatttttaaaggcggcattaaaattaatcttttctttaagCTCAAAGTAAAACCTtacaaaatgcagtatttttaaagtgaggTAAATATACAATGTCATAATGAGCCTCCTCTGTAATCCAAGTTACAAAGTAGCTGGTTTTTAGAGGGCTTTCTTCAGCTACTAATGtttactaaaataaattttaacagCACACATTTTATTGCTCTTCGCAAAGCCCACATGCTTTTTCCCAGTGATGTCACCTCAGATTATTTGCTGGGgggcaggaagaaaaggaaggacgATTATTAGAGGCTGAAATGTATTCTGTTTCTATACATAACTGTGTTTCTCTTAACACTTGCAAGAGTGGTGGCTGAACCCTGTAAGTCAGTGTCACTATTGGGTACTGGAGGAGAGCTAAACTAGTAACGCTAAGCAAAGGTCTGAACTGGGGCTAAAGGTTCATCTTTGATCCATGAAGTATTTCTAGTATTAATCTAGCTAATATTTGACCCATTAGTAAAAGGCTATGATCTGTTTATTTCAATAGTTTACATTGATGTGAAGCTCAAATCAAGACTTTTAGTTAACAGGAACTGTCTTGTGGAGATTCTCAACTAATTCTTGGATTGTCAGTTACATTAAGATCGTCAAATGAGCCCCTTTGATTCCAGTCGTGTTTGGCAATTACAGGTGCTGAAATCTCCTAAGAATCTGAAGAGTAGCTGTTTAGTACTTTTACATAGCACATATTTGAGTTTAAAAGTACTGCACCAAGTAAAGGGAAAAACTAGTTACTAACTGAACTAAACTTGTCCTGAACTAAACTTTTCATGGAAACAAGAAAGCCTGTTCATGATCACCTCATTTCTAAACAACTGCTTATTGATATTTTCTTACTAAATAGAACAGGAGCTAGTGCTAATGGGAGTGGGAGAGTAGACAGAGAAAGAATGTGTGACTGTCTCTATCTACAgtattttgttaattttcacatttcactAATTAACCAGCCAGAATAATCCCTTTCCAGAAAATCCATCCACTGACAAAGATGAGTCTTCACTTTCAAATTTTACCAATTAAAAGGGAGCCCAGCAATAGGACCAGCATCACCTTTCTCTAGCTTTATAGCTTGTGTGCTAAAACCAAAGACCAGACAGTTCACAAATCCACTCTTACCGTTTCTAGTTCTCTGAGAGCTCTAGAATGTCCTCCTTTAGTTAGAACATCAAGCAAACTATCAGCCATTAAGAAAGGATAATCCTGTGATTTCATCAAAAACTCATGAATACTAAAAGATCAAAAGATAGTTAAGGTAACAACTTTCATACCAAACATTCAATGGAAGAAAGTTATGTCAAGTCAAacctatatatatgtgtgtgtgtgtgtgtgtgtgtgtgtgttcagcatagaaaacataaaaagtaGCACAGAACTTGACGTAAACAGCTTGCTTTAGTTTAATTATCCATGCCTTTTGTAGCTGAGGAAGCCACTCAGATTCCTAACAAAACCTGAAAAGCCAGGAGAAGTACACTGCCTCAAGCAGCTGCATCAAACTGAAAGCAAACTTGCACAGGCACTTAATGTTTGCACTGTACTTAAATATTCCCACATTTCATATGACTTTATACCACTGTGCATTCTATTTTTGAGATTCTCATAAAAGGACTTTAACTCTGAAGTTTTTATAATCAAGAATAAGAAAAACTATGAATGagaattaattattattactgcAATAAATAATATGAAAGTCAAGCAGTATACACACTATTTAAGAATGAAATTGGGAATCGCTAACTCTGGACTCAGCTCTCCCACTATGACCACAGTAGTTTGCTCAGTATTTGACATTAACAAAGATGCGTCTCACTCAAGGCAGTAATTAAGTTCATTAATGTTAAAAACTCCAGTTTGTATAAGCATTTGTACCACTCAACATTTTTCTGGCTTTGAGCACGAGTCCTTCAGAGTTAGTCATAAATATACTTAACATTTTAGATTCTGTGTTCCTATCTATCAGTGGCATTAAAATCCTTCAATCTTGGCTAATTTCACTTTACAGGCGAATTCTCTTAttaaagtatttgtttcttaaaacaaacaaacaaaacccagtagGCTCTAAAGACAGTAGCGACGTCATTCAACAGCAAAAACACAGCCCATACTGCAGAGCGTTGCACATAACTGCTTCTGTACGTGAAAGCCGTAACACGCATCCTAAGTTGTTTGATTACCTGAAGGATCCTTGATTAGAGTCTTCCCCGTATGTTGAATAGATTAAGTCAGAATCTTCTTTGCTTATGTTGGCAAATGTAGAATCGTATGTTGGAGCATAGGAACTATAGGGTCCATAATTCAAGTATGTCACTAATGAATAACAACAGGACTAATTATTACCTCTGATATGCGTGTATCGGATAAAAATGAGAAGGGGTTGTAAATCAATCCCCAAAAAGAAACTTTTAGGAACATACTTCTTATGGTGAAAACAAACTTTCACAGAATACCATCTGTTCACGCTGTGACATCTTTTAGTAACTTCTAcaccaaatgcatttttatttacaaatgttttATTAACAATACTGTATGCCTTAACACAATATGAAAACTCAGTCTGGTACCGGTAACAGGTTCTCAGGCTCCCCACTATGCTCCTTCAAAGCTAGCAAAAACCTTTACCTGACTGGTGTAGTTCCTCTTCTCAATATAAGTGAACATTTTATTAAATACGCCTCCCCTTTTGCATGTGTAAATTAAGCTAGACTTTGTGATGTGCTGTTTAGTTGTGTGATAGATACATGCAATAATGTgctttatcattaaaaaaaacttagTTCCAAACTATTTGTGTGCTAGTAATGAGATCAACATATTTTATGTCAGGCACAggatttatatatttaaaaaaaaaaaaaaaatagcacttgcCTGGAGTAACCttgtttcttttatcttctttgaACCCTTGTAATGTATTAACTCCCGACTGAAGTCTTCCTGCTGTCATACCCAGCTTTACAGGGCAGTAACCTGGTTCTACAATAGGATGtatcaaaatacagaaataatcaaGGCATAGTTAAGCGACATAGGAAGATGTCCAAACTCATTTAATACTTGTAGCCAGAAGCTTCAGAATAAACAGGGTACAACTCTCAAAGTGTTTTCCTCTCCAAATGCTTCATACTAAAGACCATGTGTAGTCTTAAACATGAATCTAGACCAAGTAAGTGGTAATACTAGTTAAGTACAGAAGATTTAacctaaatattaaaaattttcaCTATCGTCTTCCTCCTTCCTGTCCTCCCCCAACATAGGCTGCATCATTAAAGAGGATCCGATTCTTAACGTGAAAGACCACACTTTATTCTTGCTGACGTTTCCTACTGCAcaaagagggggaaggaagaagtcAAGTTTTCAGCTTGGTTTCTGTCTATTCTAGACCTAGTCAGTTCAGCTCTGTAATGAGCTGGCAGTTAAATAGTCAAGCACCTGCACTCTTTTAGCTGGTGGCACTACATAGATGGCACCGACATGACAAAATGATCTGGGACCCAGACAGCTGCCAGTGGCCAGTTCTGGAACATCTGTGACCTTTTGGGTCAGCAGACACCGCGCTCTGTATATAGACCAGACTTCAGGGGAGTCCAGGAATTAAACGAGCCCAAGCATAGGGCAGGTAGTCTCTTCTCCAATGGCAAAAGCTTTCTCTTGCAGCTCCCACGAACACCTGATGCAAAAAGGGGAAGCAACAGCCACTAAGGgctccctccagctgctcctaACAACAGCCACAATTGGCCCCCACCTACATGCTCCCTCAGCTGCAGCTTTCTAAATCCAGATCTTTATCAGACTGTGAAGAAGCATTAGGTTCTTGGCCAGCATTTGCTGATCTGCCCCAGCAAAAAAACAGCAGACCAGGTAGGTGAAAGTGGCTTGTTACTCAAACCACGCCAACTTACCTCCTGCAGTAAGGTCAACTGGATTAAGAAGGCCCAGAGTTGTTGTACcatctggttttcttctttcaaattcaCACTGAAATAAGATCAGACTATTTTAACATATATTAGTTGACATTCACAGTCCTTAAACTAATAAACACATCTAATGAAAACTGTCCTATCCGTAGGAATCAGAAAGGGATTTGGAAAGATCAGTCAGACTCAGAAGTAAGCGCTGCTCTAACTTTTTTACAGTAGATAACTTTATTATTGGTACAGCACAAGGAATTAAGAAATCATGATAAATATTAACGTTTCTGCAGAGACTAAGAGATAAAGTATGTAATTCATGTGGAAAATTAAATGGGCCCAATATTACCAAACTGGGTTCCTTCTCCGGTAACATTAATAACCTTTGATCAGATATGTGGCTATTTCAGAACTAAGGGGTTTTTTGCAGGTCAGATTTGAGATACTTTCTTGAGGTTCCTACCATTCATCCTTTTCTACTACTTTAcctaaattttctgaaaatttaagcTGAACTTGCTCTGCTGATGAAATTCAGCACGCATTCAACTGATATGCCTTTTTTAACCTGATGATGTTACACAGATGATCAGTCGTGTAAAATGGTGTAAACTGTAGTAAAAGCACACCTGGAGTTTCAACTGACGTAAGATGCTAAATAAGCCTGGTTTATGAAAAAGTGAAAGGAGTTACCCAATACACAAAGATTTACCTGGCTGTTTGCAAGTCGTCTTGTTAACTTTCCTCCAGATTCTCTAACAATACGATCAATCTGCTCTTGTTCCCTTTCCAAGCTATTGTTTCGTAATTTGTCTTCAAGTAGATCTTTGTCCTTCCTGTGAATAAAACCCACGCAACTTAGTTACCAGCTTTAACAGACAGATTTAACAGACACCAATTGGCTAAATATCACGAAAGGATACAGTGAAGAAGTTGTTTTTGCCAACTACGCAAACTGTTTTTGTAGACAAAACaactaacaaaaaaaagccagttaATATGACTGTATTTAATATAGCTGGGGAAAATATGTGACAAAGATTTGTATCAGCAAATGTCTTTTTATGTTAGTAACTGCAAAGGTCTCTGTGATTAGCTTACTTCAGCCATACTGATGTCCTAGTTTAGCATGTTGCCAGATTTTATGTCATCACTCCCACAGAACTAACAAGGATAtttttggtaaaataaaatattagataCTTTGAGTTTTAGTATCTGTATTTTCAAATCTCTGAAAATAAAGTCACTAGTATTTCAGAACATTGAAAGGGGTATTTCTAGATATTAAAAGATATTTCAGGAAGTATATGTTCTGTAGCTATGCATTACATGTTTCAAATACAACTACTATGCCGAAAGAAAATGGTACTTGAAATTGGTTATAGTTATTTGTaccaaaatgtttaaaaggtCATGTTTGCAAGCTTTCTCCAAAACAGTACCACCTAGTGAAATAGAcactaaaatagaaaataattgaAGGAATGGAGTTGATGAGCAGTACAGGGTTacctacataaaaaaaaaaagatagtatcATACAAGATTCTAAACTTATTTATTTTTGGTATATGAGGACGCTTTATATAAACGTTGCTCCCTTGCGATGAAGAAGTCTTACTGTATATGCAGTACCAGAAAGAGAGAAACCCACATCCACTGGTCCCTAAAAGTCTCGTTTCAGTAGCATGTAAAGGGTGTATCCTGTAATTGTTATTGAAATAATACTTCACTTTTTGTGTTCTTTGCTAGGTGTTTTGAACGCTTTGGTGTCACCATCCACAGGTTCTCCTTTGTCTTTCCCAGGACCATTTTCATCTTCCCCAGTTTGCTGCAGTTCCATCTTGTCCTTCTGCTTCCTTGTCTTCTGCAGGTCAGCCATGAATTCTATACTTTGTTTCAGGCTCTGAATTCTCTCCTAAAATACATcagaatgcttttatttgctaCTTCAATGAATCTTTTCCTAACCTACCCATAGAGgatgattttatttcagttctttctttcttATAGTAGCAAGTATAAAGGcagtttataaaatgaaatatcaaatgcaaatatttcttcaatAACTGATCTCGCAGCAGTACTAAAGCATGAGCTTTAAGACAATGTACTATTTAAATTCTAATATGCAAGCATTTGACAAATATTAAGcaagtttttattaattttcatgaGATCCCTGTAAGAAAAGTGGAATGAAAGAGGggttaaaaaggaagaagcattattttttaatattttggtttgtattttctatTACCTGGCTAAGTATCTTCATCCCTGAGTGCAGCAGTTTTTTTGCAGCTTTGTAGTAAATGGTGTCTGGTTTGTTGTAAATCATTGCATTAGTACACATCAGTTTGAAGTTATCCTGTACAGACATTAATAATTTTGGAATGAAAGTTAAAATTTTGTAGTATACTGTATTAAAATCCTTGTTGCAAACGCAGTGTCTTGAGCTTCAGGGAAAAAGAActtcaaagaacatttttaattaatgaatttAAGAaatctatttaattaaaaatttaaccAGAAATAAGTATGTAAATTAGATTCAAGTCTCAAAACCAGCACCCCAATAAACATCCTGAAAGTATtctattctttttaaagttttagtGGAAATCTTCTTAGCTAAAATTACCCACTTCCCTGACCAATCAGTAgtcactaaaagaaaaacaaaatgaagcaacgTAAAAAAGACAATAAAGCTAACTTTAATAACAGAAAAGCTGCAATTCAAAGTTAAATCATCATAAGGAATATGCCACAGTTTCAGTtacaatgaagaaaagaaatgtatcCTTGTTTGAAGTTCATTTTTTGAATGACTGAGCTAGAAACTTCACTTCTATACTCATTGCAGAGCCTCTACAGGTAGGTATATTTTATCATCTTCTCAGCCATTTACAAAgatgaaaagttaaaattaaaaactaaccAGGAACAGCTGAAACAGCAGGGAATATTCTTCTTATGTTTTGGAGCTCTAAAGAAGAATGTGCAAGAAAATACAACCAATACTCTTAACTAACATCTGCCTAAGTTCAACTGTTAATTACACTTCTCGGGTCCTCATCTAGCCCAGTAAAGAACTAGAGaatatttctgctgaagaaaacaaaaccttttgtttttaccttttaaaagcTCTAGGGGCCTTCAAAACAGGCCCTCGAATCCACTAGACACACTACAGCACCGGGTTAAGCGGTTGCTGCCAACAGGACTGAGCTCATCTTGCCTTCACTAGTTGTGGATCTACATGACTAGATAAGCCTGGCTAGCACAGAGGTGACAGGAGGCAAATGATGAAGTAGTAACAGACAGGCAAAGCCAATAAATTCACCAGACTCCTTGTTTTTTGAGAGGCAATACATTCAAAAAAAAGAGAGCAGTGACAGAAATGCTAACGTTTTCATTCTCAATTAAAGATCTAAAATGACATGCTGAAGGACAAACTGGCAGGTTCTGTTTAATCCCGCATAAAACCTGAAACCATCCACATCTTTTTGAGATGCGTATTTACATACCTCTTTCACTTCCAGAACTTACTTGCTCACAAAAATTCAACAAGAAGCATTTCTTCAGGCAGAAGTACCGGTTCTTTTGGCATCTTCATATTCTCGTAAAATACTAGAGTTCAAGTCAATTGAGCATAATACATCTCTGTagtcaaaataaaatttacagaatTACCTTTAATTCTTCTATGGACTGGTACCCATTGTTCTTGATCTTCTCTTTCATGGTACTAAAATCCATTGGGTTTTTAATGATCATGGAATAGCCAGGGGCAATAAAGTCAGtcacaggaaatgaaaagaacGAACTTGGATCTTTTCTGTTAAGAAATGAAAAGACAGTTTCTATGTTTCAACTTATAACAAAGAACATATTGAGCTTGGAATTAAATAGAAAGGAAAGGACTAAGCTGAAAAGgaatcaaaaacattttgaaagctaGAAATGGCTTGTGTCAGCACAATCTTTCACTTTTGAAGGTTGAAAAGATCCCATATGCAAACCCATATACCAAAAAAGTGCTAAAAACATACTGTAGAAGTTAGTTCTACATTTTGATAAAgataaaaaaacaaatacaaacccACATCCCTTTTTTTAGGTTTGGGCTTTTCAAAAAGTGGCTTTATAATAATTaagtcactgaaaaataaagggaaCAAATGTCATAAGCATGTATACCTGTCATTCATCACTTACTCTGAAATTAACAGAAGGGAAAGCTTGTTGCTAAAACTTGTGATAGAACCTGTGTATTTATGATTATGTTAATTTTCAGGTTATGTAACGTTAATAGGTTTTTACATCAACATTTTCTAAGACTTTTGGTGATCTGTGACATACACTGATGTTCCTGGGTGCTTTTAATAGCATTAAAATCAAATACAGTTCGTTGGTATTTTCTCCTTAGGATCAGGCTTAGTTGATAGGCTGGCAAGAATCTTTCCTCCAGAaccactgtttttttgtttttcactaaaCTCTGTAGCACGAGACTGGCCTCCTATGCCAGTGTTGATACTACACACATTGGTGAAACCCTTGGCATTTCAGGCCTTTTTCCTGAGGCTTACTTATGACTTACGGATTTCTACTCCAAGTTGCCAAGTTGCTACAGAACAGTGAAAAGCATTTTGCTATCCATACTGCAGAAGCACACAGCGCAGATACTCTGCAACACCTGTGGAACGCTTGCACAATAGCTTCCAACTGAGAGACAGGATTCAAAACCAAAAGTGGCTGCTTCTTTCTGTATGTGTGGAAAGGTAACCAAAACACACATGCTTTTTGATAGTTGGTTGTTAGTTTCTTGAAACTGACACCAAGGTCTTGAAAATTTAAGGTTAAGAGAAAACTCGCCAACAGAGTTTAAAGCTTAATCTGGTGAGACAGGTAAAGGGAAAGATCTTTCAACCACTCTCATACAATACTTAAAGTCAAGAAAGAGTATCTTA comes from Aptenodytes patagonicus chromosome 11, bAptPat1.pri.cur, whole genome shotgun sequence and encodes:
- the BRD7 gene encoding bromodomain-containing protein 7, whose product is MGKKHKKHKSDKHPYEEYVEKPLKLVLKVGGSEVAELSTGNAGLDSSLYEDKSEHEKHKDRKRKKRKKGEKQVPGEEKEKRKRKVKEDKKKRDRDHADSEGEQEIKCQTPVRLELPSEKPLTSTLSKQEEVEQTPLQEALNQLMRQLQRKDPSSFFSFPVTDFIAPGYSMIIKNPMDFSTMKEKIKNNGYQSIEELKDNFKLMCTNAMIYNKPDTIYYKAAKKLLHSGMKILSQERIQSLKQSIEFMADLQKTRKQKDKMELQQTGEDENGPGKDKGEPVDGDTKAFKTPSKEHKKKDKDLLEDKLRNNSLEREQEQIDRIVRESGGKLTRRLANSQCEFERRKPDGTTTLGLLNPVDLTAGEPGYCPVKLGMTAGRLQSGVNTLQGFKEDKRNKVTPVTYLNYGPYSSYAPTYDSTFANISKEDSDLIYSTYGEDSNQGSFSIHEFLMKSQDYPFLMADSLLDVLTKGGHSRALRELETPLEEAEGPHERIDAIKDVKIMEIDIAARLDSANNDRLTALKAVTNFGVPIEEFDSEEAEIFQRKLDETTKLLRELQDAQNERLSTKPPPNMICLLGPSYREMHLAERVTNNLKELAQQVTPGDIVSTYGIRKAMGISVPLPDTEEGWVDLTEDFQEPKKTVAIPENECGPLAV